One Maniola jurtina chromosome 25, ilManJurt1.1, whole genome shotgun sequence DNA segment encodes these proteins:
- the LOC123878052 gene encoding uncharacterized protein LOC123878052 — protein sequence MVSKLLPILFILPIIYAKIEIDISATDEKERDVHISGSYVDLINDIERKTFDLTEENLKKSISSYFGLAPDNVYLRNPTPWGGLYKSLNWEPVKRVFLPKKATILTVETKPVKTEIKNLVNEDSEPKTFNEKINHLVETTVSSKWDKKPELEIEDIHYHLDMKKPEDSMYFGFTAKWGEDTVKAMPMNVASEFQVTLKPKQHAKVEVLATKEIMTIRVDFETSLVGAVAMNYDKEYKGHRFWAMDISTVQEAGGMRKQVESSEVIEVVHLRDVTVRVTDVTTGDVIYTAPATMH from the coding sequence ATGGTTTCCAAACTTCTGCCTATCCTGTTCATCCTACCAATCATCTACGCGAAGATAGAGATAGACATATCAGCCACAGACGAGAAAGAGCGAGATGTCCATATATCTGGAAGCTACGTCGATCTCATCAACGACATTGAGAGGAAAACCTTCGATTTGACAGAGGAAAACCTGAAGAAATCCATTTCTAGCTACTTTGGTTTAGCCCCAGATAACGTCTACCTAAGAAACCCCACCCCTTGGGGAGGCTTATACAAATCCCTGAACTGGGAACCTGTAAAAAGGGTGTTTCTACCCAAAAAAGCTACAATTTTGACAGTGGAAACTAAACCAGTCAAAACTGAGATCAAAAACTTAGTCAACGAAGATTCAGAACCGAAGACCTTTAACGAGAAAATCAACCATTTAGTAGAAACCACAGTTTCATCGAAATGGGACAAGAAACCTGAATTAGAAATTGAAGACATCCACTATCATCTCGACATGAAAAAGCCAGAAGATTCCATGTACTTTGGATTCACAGCTAAATGGGGAGAAGATACCGTTAAAGCAATGCCAATGAACGTAGCATCCGAATTCCAAGTTACTTTGAAGCCGAAACAGCACGCGAAAGTCGAAGTCCTGGCCACTAAGGAAATCATGACGATTCGGGTGGACTTCGAGACCAGTTTAGTTGGAGCTGTGGCTATGAACTACGATAAGGAGTACAAGGGTCACCGTTTCTGGGCGATGGACATCAGCACGGTGCAAGAGGCTGGTGGGATGAGGAAGCAGGTGGAGTCCTCGGAAGTCATCGAAGTGGTTCACCTTAGAGACGTGACAGTGCGAGTGACTGACGTCACAACTGGTGACGTCATATACACCGCCCCCGCAACTATGCactga
- the LOC123878053 gene encoding protein sine oculis-like: protein MLGGPEWGQRESTPPRDAPLPSFGFTQEQVACVCEVLQQAGNIERLGRFLWSLPACERLHAHESVLKAKAMVAFHRGNFKELYRLLESHNFSAHNHAKLQNLWLKAHYMEAERLRGRPLGAVGKYRVRRKFPLPRTIWDGEETSYCFKEKSRSVLRDWYLHNPYPSPREKRELAETTGLTTVQVSNWFKNRRQRDRQAEHKDSGGTGDKQLDSSTDDDSDAPHAAAAHAPPLYPLYEHPLAHLQYHHS, encoded by the exons ATGTTGGGGGGCCCGGAGTGGGGCCAGCGGGAGAGCACCCCCCCTAGAGACGCCCCCCTGCCGAGCTTCGGGTTTACGCAGGAGCAGGTCGCGTGCGTATGCGAG GTCCTCCAGCAAGCTGGTAACATCGAGCGTCTAGGCCGCTTCCTTTGGTCCCTTCCCGCCTGTGAACGACTGCACGCGCACGAGTCAGTTCTCAAAGCCAAGGCCATGGTGGCCTTCCACCGAGGCAACTTCAAGGAGCTCTACCGATTGTTGGAGTCGCACAACTTCAGCGCGCATAACCATGCCAAACTGCAGAACCTTTGGCTCAAAG CCCATTACATGGAAGCAGAGAGGTTACGAGGGCGGCCTCTAGGCGCAGTTGGCAAATACAGGGTGAGACGCAAGTTTCCGTTACCCAGGACGATATGGGATGGAGAAGAGACGTCTTATTGTTTTAAG GAAAAATCTCGATCAGTACTCCGAGACTGGTATCTTCACAATCCATATCCGTCGCCGCGGGAAAAGAGAGAACTAGCTGAAACTACAGGCTTAACCACCGTACAG gtGTCAAACTGGTTCAAAAATAGAAGACAAAGGGACAGACAAGCAGAACACAAAGATAg TGGCGGTACCGGTGACAAGCAGCTGGACTCTTCAACAGACGACGACAGCGACGCGCCGcacgccgccgccgcgcacgcGCCGCCGCTCTACCCGCTGTACGAGCACCCCCTCGCGCATCTGCAGTACCACCACTCGTGA